From the genome of Nicotiana sylvestris chromosome 2, ASM39365v2, whole genome shotgun sequence, one region includes:
- the LOC138884917 gene encoding uncharacterized protein, whose product MGTLTIQIGGIILISHGLEIKYRPQGNFNQPQRPPKQVEESTNDLLKKLLHDNQQLRTDFRNLERQMVQLAANQNTKPAGALPSDTEKNPQVSAITLKIGRELEEVPKKRKDKYIPECELIPKATHEAKKDDTISVHVNVPRPPPPFPQRLQKKNDDCMFNKFLSMLSQIQLNIPLVDAIREIPKYAKYIKDIVANKKRLTEFETVALTNECTSRVQNKLSQKLKDPGSFTIPVRIGNVDVGHVLCDLGASINLMSLSLYKQLGLGAPKPTTVMLQLPDRSIAYAKGVIEDMLLKIGKFIFLTDFIILDFEADEKVSIILGRPLLATGDAIIKVREGKMIVRVDNGEVVFNVYKAIQLPRHCEKLCMISAMEMDGQIISPSVYLKDFLEKAIVLFESL is encoded by the coding sequence atgggaacacttacaatccaaattggaggaatcatcctaatttctcaTGGGTTGGAAATCAaatatagaccccaaggaaattttaatcaacctcaaagGCCACCCAAGCAGGTAGAggaaagtacaaatgatttgttgaagaaattgttgcaTGACAATCAACAACTCAGAACTGACTTCAGAAATCTTGAAAGGCAAATGGTACAGCTAGCTGCAAATCAAAACACTAAGCCTGCAggtgctcttccaagtgatacagagaaaaatccgcaagttagtgcaattacacttaaaattggaagggaattagaagaagttccaaagaagagaaaagacaagtATATACCTGAGTgtgaattgattcccaaagcaacacaTGAAGCAAAGAAAGATGATACAATTTCAGTGCACGTGAATgttccaaggccaccaccaccttttccacaaagattgcagaaaaagaatgatgattgcatgttcaacaaatttctctctatgttgagtcagattcaattgaatattccgttAGTAGATGCAATTCGTGAAATTCCAAAGTATGccaagtacataaaagatattgtggctaacaagaagagattgactgaatttgaaacagttgcacttactaatgagtgcacttcaagggtccaaaataagctttcTCAAAAGCTTAAAGATcctggcagctttactatccctgtgagaataggtaatgttgatgtaggccatgtactttgtgatttgggagcgagcataaatttgatgtcattgtctttgtacaaacaattgggtttgggagctccaaaacccaccacgGTGATGTTGCAACTACCagacaggtccatagcttacGCGAAAGGGGTGATTGAAGATATGCTGCtaaaaattgggaaatttattttcctgactgattttattattttggattttgaagCCGATGAAAAAGTTtctattatattgggaagacctctcttggctacaggtgatgctataattaaagtaagagaaggaaaaatgatcGTGAGAGTTGACAATGGGGAAGTTGTTTTTAATGTATacaaagcaattcaacttcctcgcCATTGTGAAAAGTTGTGTATGATATCTGCCATGGAGATGGATGGGCAAATTATTTCCCCAAGCGTATATTTAAAGGATTTTTTAGAGAAAGCAATCGTGTTGTTTGAGAGTTTGTAG
- the LOC138884918 gene encoding uncharacterized protein: MNAHQVFSDGTDDDADDADQTDHAGIRKKDPCPITKEGKKKADERTPLKQEKTLIFIEMKVNGKPIRAMIDIGATHNYLASTQVELLGLVVEKGRGRVKVINSPPQLVGGIAKEILVKLGPYEGKFNLRVVIIDDSELIVELKFLRQTNTMPVLYAKMLIMMGKNWARPYIILCMPIKMAAENISALQLKKGVKRHEPTFLATLCIEDIECSSSPVPTPMKELLLEFEDVMPQDTPKQLPFRRTVNHEIELVPGVKPPARAPYRIS, translated from the exons ATGAACGCCCATCAAGTTTTTAGTGATGGGACAGATGACGACGCAGATGATGCAGACCAGACCGACca TGCTGGTATCCGTAAGAAGGACCCCTGCCCCATCACCAAGGAAGGTAAAAAGAAGGCGGATGAGAGGACTCCTCTTAAACAAGAGAAGACCTTAATATTCATCGAGATGAAGGTAAATGGCAAGCCTATTCGGGCGATGATAGACAtaggtgctacccacaactacttagcctcgactcaggtggagcTCCTTGGTCTAGTTGTAGAAAAGGGTAGAGGTCGTGTCAAGGTTATCAACTCACCTCCTCAGCTagtgggtggaatagccaaagaaATACTAGTGAAGCTTGGCCCTTATGAAGGAAAGTTCAACCTGCGtgtggtgatcatagatgactcCGAGTTGATAGTTGAGTTGAAATttctgaggcaaaccaacaccatgcccGTACTGTATGCCAAAATGCTAATAATGATGGGAAAAAACTGGGCCAGGCCCTATATTATCCTGTGCATGCctataaagatggccgctgagaacatctcggccttgcagttgaagaagggaGTCAAAAGACATGAACCTACGTTCCTAGCTACCCTATGTATTGAAGATATAGAATGCTCATCGAGTCCCGTTCCTACACCCATGAAGGAGCTGCTACTggagtttgaagatgtcatgccacagGACACGCCAAAGCAACTCCCATTTAGGCGCACTGTGAACCATGAGATTGAGTTGGTGCCAGGTGTGAAGCCACCCGCCCGGGCGCCTTACAGAATATCATAA